The Leisingera caerulea DSM 24564 genome contains a region encoding:
- the phaZ gene encoding polyhydroxyalkanoate depolymerase yields the protein MRYMMTYDLMETVRNTNQWLGATALSMASYPVFSALPNPALSWMAAWGEVTERTYQRMVVKPDWGIRTFTCEDGKDHLVDITTVVERPFGDLIHFKVNGREEQPRKVLLVAPMSGHYATLLRSTVKSLIVNCEVYVTDWHNARDIPVSAGKFDIEDYTLYLVDFMRELGPDTHVVAVCQPVPLTLAATAYLAEREPKAQPSSLTLIGGPVDPDATPTEVTDFGRRVTMGQLEETMIQQVGFKYPGVGRKVYPGLLQLSSFMSMNGERHTKAFMDQIQRVSRGEASDHDAHNRFYDEYLAVMDMTAEFYLSTVERIFKKREIARNDFTVNGHKVDFSKITDVAVKTVEGAKDDISAPGQCVAALDLCTGLPESKKASHVEPGAGHYGIFAGRSWRDNIRPLVIDFMNANGRSKPARKPANKNTAA from the coding sequence ATGCGATACATGATGACCTACGACCTGATGGAGACCGTCCGGAACACCAACCAATGGCTGGGCGCCACCGCCCTCTCCATGGCATCTTACCCGGTCTTTTCCGCCTTGCCAAATCCCGCGCTCAGCTGGATGGCCGCGTGGGGCGAGGTGACCGAACGCACTTACCAGCGGATGGTGGTGAAACCCGACTGGGGCATCCGCACCTTCACCTGCGAAGACGGCAAGGACCACTTGGTCGATATCACCACCGTGGTGGAACGCCCCTTTGGCGACCTGATCCATTTCAAGGTCAACGGCCGCGAGGAACAGCCGCGCAAGGTGCTGCTGGTCGCGCCAATGTCCGGCCATTACGCCACCCTCCTGCGGTCCACCGTCAAAAGCTTGATCGTCAACTGCGAAGTCTATGTGACGGACTGGCACAACGCCCGCGACATCCCTGTTTCCGCGGGGAAATTCGATATTGAGGATTACACGCTATACCTCGTCGATTTCATGCGCGAGCTCGGCCCCGACACCCATGTCGTCGCGGTCTGCCAGCCGGTGCCGCTGACGCTGGCCGCCACCGCATACCTGGCGGAGCGCGAGCCCAAGGCGCAGCCTTCCTCGCTGACCCTGATCGGCGGCCCGGTGGACCCGGACGCCACCCCGACGGAGGTCACCGACTTCGGCCGCCGCGTCACCATGGGCCAGCTGGAGGAGACCATGATCCAGCAGGTCGGGTTCAAATACCCGGGCGTCGGGCGCAAGGTCTATCCCGGCCTGCTGCAGCTCTCCTCCTTCATGTCGATGAATGGCGAGCGCCATACCAAGGCCTTCATGGACCAGATCCAGCGTGTCTCCCGCGGGGAGGCCTCGGACCACGATGCCCACAACCGTTTCTATGATGAATACCTGGCGGTGATGGACATGACCGCTGAATTCTACCTGTCGACGGTGGAGCGGATCTTCAAGAAGCGCGAGATCGCCCGGAACGACTTTACCGTCAACGGCCACAAAGTCGATTTCAGCAAGATCACCGATGTGGCGGTCAAGACCGTCGAAGGCGCCAAGGACGATATCTCCGCCCCCGGGCAATGCGTCGCGGCGCTGGACCTTTGCACCGGCCTGCCGGAAAGCAAGAAGGCCAGTCATGTGGAGCCGGGCGCTGGCCACTACGGCATCTTTGCGGGCCGCAGCTGGCGCGACAACATCCGGCCGCTGGTGATCGACTTCATGAACGCCAACGGTCGCAGCAAACCGGCCCGCAAGCCGGCCAACAAGAACACGGCCGCCTGA
- a CDS encoding adenylate/guanylate cyclase domain-containing protein: protein MADQGDRQRQAAVLIADVAGYSALVEAQEAETIAAVRDLGNRIIAPAAGEHGGRVVKTVGDGFLMEFRSAVPAVKAAMAISGKAAASRNGPRGLSLRLRMGIHSGTVFPSDDDLLGNCVNVASRLQSLAAPGEICLSGTVHEQVRGRVGAAFDDLGLQQVRNIAEPVRIYRIAGNSLPALDPEGPSPEASVAVLPFASASPASTEAEDMAQTLTEDITIGLSRYRALRVVSRNAALQFAGSKASPSVAAAELGVRFLAEGSVRQLPGKLRVTVTLSDGASGLSLWSGRYDREDCTDFSQQDALAAQITQTLATQLQSVASQKSAMRAAKRGTPTGRELVMQARSLILDSRGRLTQCRTLYQQACDADFGNAAAYSGLALTYLVEWMSGWAVSAELTLDKAFPLLRHAARIDPLDSVAQRRLAVMHLCKGNFTLAEDHFQRALMLNPNDTDTMAFRGLSLIYQGRPEKALAELDQATALNPFHPTYFHWFRGLALYMCRAYDPAVSEVTKAIELFPGFPVPHRHLAACYAQLGNRPAAARECGRVLDLEPGFSVARISKTLPFARAQDLEHYCEGLRQAGLPE, encoded by the coding sequence ATGGCTGACCAAGGGGACAGGCAAAGACAAGCCGCCGTTCTGATCGCAGACGTTGCGGGGTATTCCGCATTGGTTGAGGCGCAGGAAGCCGAAACCATTGCGGCGGTCCGCGATCTTGGCAACCGCATCATCGCCCCGGCTGCCGGGGAGCACGGCGGACGGGTTGTCAAAACAGTGGGTGACGGTTTCCTGATGGAGTTTCGCTCCGCGGTGCCAGCTGTGAAGGCGGCAATGGCTATTTCCGGCAAGGCAGCAGCCAGCCGCAACGGCCCCCGCGGGCTGAGCCTCAGACTGAGGATGGGCATCCACTCGGGCACGGTGTTCCCGTCGGACGATGACCTGCTGGGCAATTGCGTGAATGTTGCCTCCCGCCTGCAAAGCCTCGCTGCGCCGGGAGAAATCTGCCTCTCCGGCACCGTGCATGAACAGGTCCGCGGCAGGGTCGGCGCTGCATTCGACGACTTGGGTCTGCAGCAGGTCCGCAACATTGCCGAACCGGTGCGCATCTACCGCATCGCTGGCAACTCCCTGCCTGCCCTGGATCCTGAAGGCCCCTCGCCGGAGGCATCGGTGGCCGTGCTTCCCTTTGCCAGCGCCTCTCCGGCCAGCACCGAAGCCGAAGACATGGCGCAAACGCTAACTGAGGACATAACGATCGGGCTGTCCCGGTACCGCGCGCTGCGCGTTGTGTCCCGCAATGCGGCGCTGCAGTTCGCCGGCAGCAAAGCCAGCCCCTCAGTGGCGGCAGCCGAGCTGGGCGTGCGGTTTCTGGCTGAAGGAAGCGTCCGGCAGCTGCCCGGGAAGCTGCGTGTCACTGTCACACTTTCAGATGGCGCCAGCGGCCTGTCCCTGTGGAGCGGCCGCTATGACCGGGAAGATTGCACCGATTTTTCACAGCAGGATGCGCTGGCCGCTCAGATCACCCAGACCCTCGCGACGCAGCTTCAGTCCGTTGCAAGCCAAAAATCAGCCATGCGCGCGGCCAAACGCGGCACGCCGACGGGGCGGGAACTGGTAATGCAAGCCAGGTCCCTCATCTTGGATTCCCGCGGCAGGCTCACACAGTGCAGGACACTGTACCAGCAAGCCTGCGATGCCGACTTCGGCAATGCAGCGGCCTATTCCGGGCTGGCGCTGACTTATTTGGTGGAGTGGATGAGCGGCTGGGCCGTGTCAGCGGAATTGACCTTGGACAAGGCCTTTCCGCTGCTGCGCCATGCCGCCCGCATCGACCCGCTCGACAGCGTTGCGCAGCGCAGGCTTGCCGTGATGCATCTGTGCAAGGGAAACTTCACACTGGCAGAGGACCACTTTCAGCGCGCCTTGATGCTGAACCCCAACGACACCGATACCATGGCTTTCCGCGGGCTGTCCCTGATCTATCAGGGCAGGCCGGAAAAGGCACTGGCGGAACTGGACCAGGCCACGGCCCTGAATCCGTTCCACCCGACATATTTCCACTGGTTCCGGGGGCTCGCCCTGTACATGTGCCGGGCCTATGATCCGGCTGTTTCCGAGGTCACCAAGGCGATTGAGCTGTTCCCGGGGTTCCCGGTCCCGCACCGCCATCTGGCCGCCTGCTATGCCCAGCTGGGGAACCGGCCCGCTGCAGCGCGGGAATGCGGGCGCGTTCTGGACCTGGAGCCCGGATTCTCGGTTGCCCGCATCAGCAAGACGCTGCCCTTTGCCCGGGCACAGGACCTGGAGCATTACTGCGAAGGCCTGCGCCAGGCCGGATTGCCTGAATAA
- a CDS encoding NAD(P)/FAD-dependent oxidoreductase, whose translation MGMNLLYSNDRKGEYPNSWYAATAIPMERFPALEGEVKADVCIVGGGYTGLSAALHLAEAGMSVVLLEAQRVGFGASGRNGGQLGSGQRMDQEGLEALMGGPEAQKLWQLGEDAKDLVKSLIARHGQDCHLKPGVAWTAFSEKEASELHDYGRHLQDRYGYSSIELLGKDACWAMCPSPAYKGGILDHGAAHLHPLNYVFSLARAAAAAGARLHEGSEVLDIEKGVKLRVRTASGSVTADHLILACNGYLGGLNGQVAARVMPINNFVVATEPLGEDAARVLARDVAVADTKFVVNYFRLSHDKRLLFGGGESYGYRFPSDIAATVRKPMTEIFPHLKDVKIDYAWGGTLGITMKRMPYLARLAPNVLTASGYSGHGVGTATHAGQLMAQAVQGQAEGFDTMARVPAPRFPGGPRMRSPLLVLAMTWFALRDRLGV comes from the coding sequence ATGGGGATGAACCTGCTCTATTCCAATGACCGCAAGGGCGAGTATCCAAACAGCTGGTATGCGGCAACCGCCATTCCGATGGAGCGGTTTCCCGCCCTTGAAGGGGAGGTGAAGGCGGATGTCTGTATCGTCGGCGGCGGCTATACCGGCCTGTCGGCTGCGCTGCATCTGGCCGAGGCGGGGATGTCCGTTGTGCTGCTGGAAGCGCAGCGCGTCGGCTTTGGCGCCTCAGGCCGCAACGGCGGCCAGCTGGGCAGCGGCCAGCGGATGGATCAGGAGGGGCTGGAGGCGCTGATGGGCGGGCCGGAGGCGCAAAAGCTCTGGCAGCTGGGCGAGGACGCCAAGGACCTGGTCAAATCGCTGATCGCCCGCCACGGCCAGGACTGCCACCTGAAGCCGGGCGTCGCCTGGACCGCCTTCTCTGAAAAGGAAGCGTCGGAGCTGCACGACTATGGCCGCCACTTGCAGGACCGGTACGGCTACAGCAGCATTGAGCTGCTCGGCAAGGACGCCTGCTGGGCCATGTGCCCCTCGCCCGCCTATAAGGGCGGCATCCTGGATCATGGCGCAGCCCATCTGCATCCCTTGAATTATGTCTTCAGCCTGGCCCGCGCGGCCGCTGCCGCCGGGGCCCGGCTCCATGAGGGCAGCGAGGTTCTGGATATTGAGAAAGGCGTAAAGCTGCGCGTGCGCACCGCAAGCGGCAGCGTCACCGCCGATCACCTGATCCTGGCTTGCAACGGCTATCTTGGCGGACTGAACGGCCAGGTGGCTGCGCGGGTCATGCCGATCAACAATTTCGTCGTGGCGACTGAGCCGCTGGGCGAGGACGCCGCCCGGGTGCTGGCCCGCGACGTTGCCGTGGCGGACACCAAGTTCGTGGTCAACTACTTCCGCCTCAGCCATGACAAACGGCTGCTGTTCGGCGGCGGCGAAAGCTATGGCTACCGCTTCCCCTCCGATATCGCCGCCACCGTGCGCAAGCCGATGACGGAGATCTTCCCGCACCTGAAAGATGTGAAGATCGACTACGCCTGGGGCGGCACCCTGGGCATCACCATGAAGCGTATGCCCTACCTGGCGCGGCTGGCGCCCAATGTGCTGACCGCCTCCGGCTATTCCGGCCATGGGGTCGGCACTGCCACCCATGCGGGCCAGCTGATGGCTCAGGCCGTCCAGGGGCAGGCAGAGGGGTTTGACACCATGGCGCGCGTGCCTGCTCCGCGCTTCCCCGGCGGGCCGCGGATGCGCTCGCCGCTGCTGGTGCTGGCGATGACCTGGTTTGCCCTGCGCGACCGGCTGGGGGTCTGA
- a CDS encoding alpha/beta fold hydrolase, with translation MPQDQQPSREPLVLLPGMMCDGRIFDTQIRTFSGSMPVMVLPLAGGDTVEKIAARMLSHLPPRFALAGLSMGGILAMELVRRAPERISRLCLMGASPLAETPEQAADREPQIIAARAGRLEDVLRAALPMEALAPGPLRLEVHNLFCHMGMELGPELYVAQARALQRRPDQQATMRRVHMPTLVLSGEHDTIVPPAKQELLAQLIPHARLEVIPEAGHFPVLEAPDAVNRALLHWLAVPA, from the coding sequence ATGCCTCAAGACCAGCAACCGAGCCGCGAACCTTTGGTTCTGCTGCCGGGGATGATGTGCGACGGCCGGATCTTTGACACTCAGATCAGGACCTTTTCCGGCAGCATGCCGGTGATGGTGCTGCCGCTGGCAGGCGGCGACACGGTGGAGAAGATTGCCGCCCGGATGCTGAGCCACCTGCCGCCGCGCTTTGCGCTGGCGGGGCTGTCGATGGGCGGGATCCTGGCGATGGAGCTGGTGCGCCGGGCGCCGGAGCGGATCAGCCGGTTGTGCCTGATGGGGGCGAGCCCGCTGGCGGAGACGCCGGAGCAGGCCGCCGACCGGGAGCCGCAGATCATCGCGGCGCGGGCCGGGCGGCTGGAGGATGTCCTGCGCGCGGCGCTGCCGATGGAGGCGCTGGCGCCGGGGCCTTTGCGGCTGGAGGTGCATAACCTGTTTTGCCACATGGGGATGGAACTGGGGCCGGAGCTGTATGTGGCGCAGGCGCGCGCCCTGCAGCGGCGGCCCGACCAGCAGGCCACGATGCGGCGGGTGCACATGCCAACGTTGGTGCTGTCGGGGGAGCATGACACCATCGTGCCGCCGGCCAAGCAGGAGCTGCTGGCACAGCTGATCCCGCACGCGCGTCTGGAGGTCATCCCGGAGGCCGGGCATTTCCCGGTGCTGGAGGCGCCCGATGCGGTGAACCGGGCGCTTCTGCACTGGCTGGCGGTACCTGCCTAA
- a CDS encoding DUF6151 family protein: protein MVAGLAFSCNCGTLRGEVSAAGVKTGTRVVCYCADCRANELYHGQPDPAPDPVDLFQLSPDTITITQGAEQLKAIRLGRRGPLRWYAACCGTPFANTLAKPGLPFAGMRSDVFEDKSALGKIRAQAFLPVPGKQSRTKGGGVMAWGILSRMITARLSGRWKETPFFDAETGKPVAEPELLSKAQRAALYP from the coding sequence ATGGTTGCCGGCCTGGCATTCTCCTGCAATTGCGGGACCTTGCGCGGCGAAGTTTCAGCAGCGGGTGTCAAGACCGGCACCCGCGTTGTCTGCTACTGCGCCGACTGCCGCGCCAATGAGCTGTATCACGGCCAGCCGGATCCGGCCCCGGATCCGGTCGATTTGTTCCAGCTGTCGCCCGATACCATCACCATCACCCAAGGGGCAGAGCAGCTGAAGGCGATCCGCCTCGGCCGCCGCGGCCCTTTGCGCTGGTACGCCGCCTGCTGCGGCACGCCGTTTGCCAATACGCTGGCCAAGCCCGGCCTGCCCTTTGCCGGGATGCGCTCTGATGTGTTCGAGGACAAATCCGCGCTTGGCAAGATCCGCGCCCAGGCCTTCCTCCCTGTCCCGGGCAAACAGTCCCGGACCAAAGGCGGCGGTGTCATGGCCTGGGGCATCCTCAGCCGGATGATCACCGCCCGCCTGTCGGGCCGCTGGAAAGAGACGCCATTCTTTGATGCGGAAACCGGCAAACCGGTGGCCGAGCCCGAATTGCTCAGCAAAGCGCAGCGCGCGGCGCTGTATCCTTAG
- a CDS encoding PHA/PHB synthase family protein, with product MTTSDEVSATSNSESFEKLKENMSRVEELSKRLAEVMSRKVPHNPALDGPNQELYARAATAYWTEAMQNPAKLLEHQLEFWSKSVLNFAEAQKALTGQLDSTDDGGPKDRRFSNPLWQSSPYFNYVKQQYLTNAEAIRKAVQSAGEMDGKDRQRLSYFADQIIEMMSPTNFLPTNPDALEKAVETEGQSLVDGLENLVSDLEANNGELVVRLADESAFELGGNIATTPGDVIYRNRMMELIQYKPVTETVHETPIVLFPPWINKFYILDLKAQNSLIKWVTEQGYTLFVVSWVNADASLADVGMEDYIQEGFLTAIEKAKEVCKVDQVNAVGYCIAGTTLGLTLSLLKQRGDKSVKSATFFTTLTDFGEQGEFTPFLQDDFVDGIEAQVEQEGLLRSWVIARTMSFLRSKDLIYGPAVKSYMMGETPPAFDLLYWNGDGANLPGRMAIQYLRGLCQNNEFVGEGFELMGHKLHIKDVDVPLMSITCETDHIARWKDCYRGVQQMGSRSKGFIVSQSGHIAGIVNPPSKKKYGHYTNDDLKGDSEAWMEGAEFHEGSWWPRWNDWLKKRSGKQVTAREVGDSGYPSLMPAPGSYVKVKANS from the coding sequence ATGACAACTAGTGACGAAGTATCCGCAACGTCCAATTCTGAGAGCTTTGAAAAACTTAAGGAAAATATGAGCCGCGTCGAGGAGTTGAGCAAGCGCCTGGCCGAGGTGATGTCCCGGAAAGTGCCGCATAACCCGGCTCTGGACGGTCCGAATCAAGAACTTTATGCGCGTGCAGCAACCGCCTATTGGACGGAGGCGATGCAGAATCCTGCCAAGCTTTTGGAGCATCAGCTCGAATTCTGGAGTAAATCTGTGCTGAATTTCGCCGAGGCGCAGAAAGCTCTGACCGGACAATTGGACAGCACAGATGACGGCGGCCCCAAGGACCGCCGTTTTTCGAATCCGCTGTGGCAAAGCAGCCCTTACTTCAACTATGTCAAACAGCAGTACCTGACCAACGCCGAAGCGATCCGCAAGGCGGTGCAGAGTGCCGGCGAGATGGATGGCAAGGACAGGCAGCGGCTGAGCTACTTTGCCGATCAGATCATCGAGATGATGTCGCCGACCAATTTCCTGCCCACCAATCCGGATGCGCTGGAGAAGGCGGTGGAAACCGAAGGCCAGTCGCTGGTCGACGGGCTGGAGAACCTGGTCAGCGACCTGGAGGCCAACAACGGCGAGCTGGTGGTGCGGCTGGCAGATGAGAGCGCGTTTGAGCTGGGCGGAAATATCGCCACCACGCCGGGCGACGTGATCTACCGCAACCGGATGATGGAGCTGATCCAGTACAAGCCGGTGACGGAAACCGTGCATGAAACCCCCATCGTGCTGTTCCCGCCCTGGATTAACAAATTCTACATCCTCGACCTCAAGGCGCAGAACAGCCTGATCAAATGGGTGACTGAGCAAGGCTACACGCTGTTCGTGGTGTCCTGGGTCAACGCCGATGCCAGCCTCGCCGATGTCGGGATGGAGGATTACATTCAGGAGGGCTTCCTGACCGCGATCGAAAAGGCCAAGGAGGTCTGCAAGGTCGATCAGGTCAATGCAGTGGGCTACTGCATCGCCGGTACCACCCTTGGACTGACCCTGTCGCTGCTGAAACAGCGCGGCGACAAGTCGGTGAAATCGGCAACCTTTTTCACCACCTTGACCGATTTCGGCGAGCAGGGCGAGTTCACCCCCTTCCTGCAGGACGATTTCGTCGACGGTATCGAGGCGCAGGTGGAGCAGGAGGGGCTGCTGCGGTCGTGGGTGATCGCGCGGACCATGTCGTTCCTGCGCTCCAAGGACCTGATCTATGGTCCGGCTGTCAAAAGCTACATGATGGGCGAGACACCGCCCGCCTTTGATCTGCTTTATTGGAACGGCGACGGCGCCAACCTGCCGGGGCGGATGGCGATCCAGTACCTGCGGGGGCTGTGCCAGAACAACGAATTCGTCGGCGAGGGGTTCGAGCTGATGGGCCACAAGCTGCATATCAAGGACGTGGATGTGCCGCTGATGTCGATCACCTGCGAAACCGACCACATCGCCCGCTGGAAGGACTGCTACCGCGGCGTGCAGCAGATGGGGTCGCGCAGCAAAGGCTTTATCGTGTCGCAGTCCGGCCATATCGCGGGCATCGTCAACCCGCCCAGCAAGAAGAAGTACGGCCATTACACCAACGACGATCTGAAGGGCGACAGCGAGGCCTGGATGGAAGGCGCGGAGTTCCACGAGGGCTCCTGGTGGCCGCGCTGGAATGACTGGCTGAAAAAGCGGTCCGGCAAGCAGGTTACCGCCCGCGAGGTCGGGGATTCGGGATACCCCTCTTTGATGCCGGCGCCGGGGTCCTATGTGAAGGTCAAGGCAAACAGTTGA
- a CDS encoding DegT/DnrJ/EryC1/StrS family aminotransferase — protein sequence MALPPNVHDAEPIPAAAREAIDTLMQSGDLFRYTAPQDAPVTLLEQEYAELLGSKYALAVSSCSAALFLSLKALGLPRDARVLIPAFTFAAVPSSVVHADCVPVLCEVGENYRIDLGDFESKLDGVQAVIISHMRGHTSDMDAIMALCDARGIPVVEDAAHSLGTTWNGRNIGTIGKVGCFSFQSYKMVNAGEGGILITDDADLIARAVIMSGAYEHNWKKHKGPHGENTPDLAQAFSKWQNQLPLYNLRMSNLSAAVIRPQLPELARRVRDGLANYDYVAERLNASRFFDVPQPLGPEHRAPDSIQFNLVGLSGDQTRTFAATAEAKGVKVQVFGLSTDNARAFWNWQFLRDLPELPQTRAMLMKACDVRLPVRLTRAELDVIADILLGAVEETMGKAAA from the coding sequence ATGGCCCTGCCGCCCAACGTTCATGACGCTGAACCCATTCCCGCAGCCGCCCGCGAGGCCATCGACACCCTGATGCAATCCGGCGATCTCTTCCGCTACACCGCGCCCCAGGACGCGCCGGTCACGCTGCTGGAACAGGAATATGCAGAACTGCTGGGCAGCAAATACGCGCTTGCGGTCTCCTCCTGCTCCGCAGCCTTGTTCCTGTCGCTGAAGGCGCTTGGCCTTCCCCGCGATGCGCGCGTGCTAATCCCCGCCTTCACCTTTGCCGCCGTGCCGTCCTCGGTCGTGCATGCCGACTGCGTGCCGGTGCTGTGTGAAGTGGGCGAGAATTACCGCATCGACCTGGGCGATTTCGAGTCCAAGCTGGACGGCGTGCAGGCGGTGATCATCAGCCACATGCGCGGCCATACCTCCGACATGGATGCGATCATGGCGCTGTGCGACGCCCGCGGCATCCCGGTGGTCGAGGACGCGGCCCATTCGCTGGGCACCACTTGGAACGGGCGGAACATCGGCACCATCGGCAAGGTCGGCTGCTTCTCCTTCCAGTCCTACAAGATGGTCAACGCAGGCGAAGGCGGCATCCTGATCACTGACGACGCCGACCTGATTGCCCGCGCTGTGATCATGTCAGGCGCCTATGAGCACAACTGGAAAAAGCACAAGGGCCCGCACGGCGAAAACACCCCGGATCTGGCGCAAGCTTTTTCAAAGTGGCAGAACCAGCTGCCGCTTTATAATCTGCGGATGAGCAACCTGTCCGCCGCCGTGATCCGCCCGCAGCTGCCGGAGCTGGCGCGCCGGGTGCGGGATGGCCTCGCCAACTACGATTACGTGGCGGAGCGGCTGAACGCCTCCCGCTTCTTTGACGTGCCCCAGCCGCTGGGCCCGGAACACCGCGCACCGGATTCGATCCAGTTCAACCTGGTGGGCCTGAGCGGAGACCAGACCCGCACCTTTGCCGCCACCGCAGAGGCCAAGGGCGTCAAGGTGCAGGTCTTTGGCCTGTCCACCGACAACGCCCGCGCCTTCTGGAACTGGCAGTTCCTGCGCGACCTGCCCGAGCTGCCGCAGACCCGCGCCATGCTGATGAAGGCTTGCGACGTGCGCCTGCCGGTGCGCCTGACCCGCGCTGAACTGGACGTGATCGCGGACATCCTGCTGGGGGCGGTCGAAGAAACCATGGGCAAGGCCGCCGCCTGA
- a CDS encoding phasin, PhaP, with protein sequence MAKTQDFTAMMKDFMGAFPVDTKAMEDVFKNTAALNEKLSAVALDAAGKSAEISNKWTKETISKLGDVSKVKAEPADYAKAATDFASASAEVAAENMAAFAEVAKKVQMDTVELMMAAGKDMTEEATAAVKKATDEVTTAAKKASATAK encoded by the coding sequence ATGGCAAAGACCCAAGACTTCACCGCGATGATGAAAGACTTCATGGGCGCCTTCCCGGTCGACACCAAGGCGATGGAAGACGTGTTCAAGAACACCGCAGCCCTGAACGAAAAGCTGTCCGCCGTTGCGCTGGACGCTGCCGGCAAATCCGCCGAGATCTCGAACAAGTGGACCAAAGAAACCATCTCCAAGCTGGGCGATGTTTCCAAGGTCAAGGCAGAGCCGGCCGACTACGCCAAGGCCGCAACCGATTTCGCTTCCGCTTCCGCTGAAGTGGCTGCTGAAAACATGGCTGCCTTTGCTGAAGTGGCCAAGAAGGTTCAGATGGACACCGTCGAGCTGATGATGGCCGCTGGCAAGGACATGACCGAGGAAGCAACCGCTGCCGTGAAAAAGGCCACTGACGAAGTGACCACCGCAGCGAAAAAAGCTTCGGCAACCGCCAAGTAA
- the phaR gene encoding polyhydroxyalkanoate synthesis repressor PhaR: MAEQDKPLLIKRYASRRLYNTETSDYVTLEDIAGFIRDGREVQIVDLKTGDDLTRQYLLQIIAEHESRGENVLPVNVLNDLVRSYMVPGGGVMPQFLQTSFDMLRESQSKMMENMNAMNPMAKIPGFEAVKAQQEAFLKAMTSGFGTAGWTGGARDEEKSDGGGEDLDDIKKQLAELQEKLSKMK; encoded by the coding sequence ATGGCAGAACAGGACAAACCCTTGCTGATCAAACGGTATGCCAGCCGCAGGCTGTATAATACCGAGACCAGCGATTACGTCACGCTGGAGGATATCGCGGGGTTTATCCGGGATGGCCGCGAGGTGCAGATCGTCGATCTGAAAACTGGCGATGACCTGACCCGCCAATACCTGCTGCAGATCATCGCGGAGCATGAAAGCCGCGGGGAAAACGTGCTGCCGGTGAATGTGCTCAACGATCTGGTGCGCAGCTACATGGTGCCCGGCGGCGGGGTGATGCCGCAATTCCTGCAGACCTCATTCGACATGCTGCGCGAAAGCCAGTCGAAGATGATGGAGAACATGAACGCGATGAACCCGATGGCGAAGATACCAGGGTTCGAGGCGGTGAAAGCGCAGCAGGAGGCGTTCCTGAAGGCGATGACCAGCGGCTTTGGCACGGCGGGCTGGACCGGCGGCGCGCGCGATGAGGAGAAATCCGACGGCGGCGGCGAGGATCTGGATGACATCAAAAAGCAGCTGGCGGAGCTGCAGGAAAAGCTGTCCAAGATGAAGTGA
- a CDS encoding NAD-dependent epimerase/dehydratase family protein: MKILILGGTGSIGTAVTHELVRNGHHVTGLSRSAASDRNLEAMGARPLRGDLRRPGSWVGEVIGTDALIQLAATFDDGMAQADTAAVTAILRQAALRPEPLRLLYTGGCWLYGATGSRVADEASPMRPIKPFAWMQENSQKVLASPALSAAVVHPAMVYHEGGGAFSRYLEAARDGQPFEIWGSITTRWPLIHRADLARAYRLLLERPQLTGHFNASAETGVPVSEITGEIARRHGHDASYVVRSLKHVLIKYGAWAEGPALDQQMASGRLRRLTGWKVQHSSFRTAHF, from the coding sequence ATGAAAATTCTGATTCTCGGCGGCACCGGGTCCATCGGCACTGCCGTCACCCACGAACTGGTCCGCAACGGCCATCATGTCACCGGCCTCAGCCGCTCGGCGGCCTCGGACCGCAATCTGGAGGCAATGGGCGCCCGCCCCCTGCGCGGCGATCTGCGCCGCCCCGGCAGCTGGGTCGGGGAGGTTATCGGCACTGATGCGCTGATCCAGCTGGCCGCCACCTTCGACGACGGCATGGCGCAGGCCGACACCGCCGCCGTTACCGCCATCCTGCGCCAGGCGGCCCTGCGCCCTGAGCCGCTGCGGCTGCTCTACACCGGCGGCTGCTGGCTTTATGGCGCCACCGGCAGCCGGGTTGCGGATGAGGCCAGCCCGATGCGGCCGATCAAACCCTTTGCCTGGATGCAGGAAAACAGCCAAAAGGTGCTGGCGTCCCCTGCCCTCTCTGCCGCGGTCGTGCACCCGGCGATGGTCTACCACGAGGGCGGCGGCGCCTTCTCCCGCTATCTGGAGGCCGCCCGCGACGGCCAACCGTTCGAGATCTGGGGCAGCATCACCACCCGCTGGCCGCTGATCCACCGGGCGGACCTGGCCCGGGCCTACCGGCTTCTGCTGGAGCGGCCGCAGCTCACCGGCCATTTCAATGCCAGTGCCGAAACCGGCGTTCCCGTTTCGGAAATCACTGGTGAAATCGCCCGCCGCCACGGGCATGATGCCAGCTATGTGGTGCGCAGCCTGAAACATGTACTGATCAAATACGGCGCTTGGGCCGAGGGGCCGGCACTGGATCAGCAGATGGCGTCCGGCAGGCTGCGCCGTCTGACCGGCTGGAAAGTGCAGCACTCCAGCTTCCGCACTGCTCATTTTTGA